From a single Diceros bicornis minor isolate mBicDic1 chromosome 6, mDicBic1.mat.cur, whole genome shotgun sequence genomic region:
- the CSTF2T gene encoding cleavage stimulation factor subunit 2 tau variant produces the protein MSSLAVRDPAMDRSLRSVFVGNIPYEATEEQLKDIFSEVGSVVSFRLVYDRETGKPKGYGFCEYQDQETALSAMRNLNGREFSGRALRVDNAASEKNKEELKSLGPAAPIIDSPYGDPIDPEDAPESITRAVASLPPEQMFELMKQMKLCVQNSHQEARNMLLQNPQLAYALLQAQVVMRIMDPEIALKILHRKIHVTPLIPGKSQSVSGPGPGPGLCPGPNVLLNQQNPPAPQPQHLARRPVKDIPPLMQTPIQGGIPAPGPIPAGVPGPGPGSLTPGGAMQPQVGMPGVGPVPLERGQVQMSDPRAPMPRGPMTAGGLPPRGLLGDAPNDPRGGTLLSVTGEVEPRGYLGPPHQGPPMHHASGHDNRGPSSHEMRGGPLADPRLLIGEPRGPMIDQRGLPMDGRGSRDSRGMETRAMETEVLETRVMERRGMETCAMETRGMEARGMDARGMEIRGPGPSSRGPMTGGIQGPGPINMGAGGPQGPRQVPSISGVGNPGAGMQGAGIQGAGMQGAGIQGTGMQGAGIQGTGMQGAGIQGVGMQGAGVQGTGMQGAGKQGGGQPSSFSPGQSQVTPQDQEKAALIMQVLQLTADQIAMLPPEQRQSILILKEQIQKSTGAS, from the coding sequence ATGTCGAGCTTGGCGGTGAGAGACCCAGCAATGGATCGATCACTGCGTTCCGTGTTCGTGGGGAACATTCCGTATGAGGCAACTGAGGAGCAGTTAAAGGACATTTTCTCAGAGGTTGGTTCTGTTGTCAGTTTCCGGCTGGTGTACGATAGAGAGACCGGAAAACCCAAGGGTTATGGCTTCTGCGAGTATCAAGACCAGGAAACCGCGCTTAGTGCCATGCGGAACCTGAACGGGCGGGAGTTCAGCGGGAGAGCGCTTCGGGTGGACAATGCTGCCAGTGAGAAGAACAAGGAGGAGTTAAAGAGCCTAGGGCCTGCAGCGCCCATCATTGACTCACCCTATGGGGATCCCATCGATCCAGAAGATGCCCCAGAATCAATTACCAGAGCAGTTGCTAGTCTCCCCCCGGAGCAGATGTTTGAGCTGATGAAGCAGATGAAGCTCTGTGTCCAAAACAGCCACCAGGAAGCTCGAAACATGTTACTTCAAAACCCACAGCTGGCTTATGCACTGTTGCAGGCACAAGTAGTGATGAGAATCATGGATCCAGAGATTGCTCTGAAAATTCTGCATCGCAAGATACATGTCACACCACTCATCCCAGGCAAATCTCAGTCTGTCTCCGGCCCTGGCCCGGGTCCTGGGCTATGCCCAGGCCCTAATGTTCTGCTCAACCAGCAGAATCCTCCAGCCCCTCAGCCTCAGCATCTGGCTAGAAGACCTGTGAAAGACATCCCTCCTCTGATGCAGACCCCGATCCAGGGTGGAATTCCAGCCCCGGGGCCAATACCAGCCGGGGTTCCTGGACCTGGTCCCGGTTCCTTAACTCCTGGTGGAGCAATGCAGCCCCAAGTTGGAATGCCAGGGGTTGGTCCGGTGCCTTTAGAGCGAGGACAGGTGCAGATGTCGGATCCTAGAGCGCCTATGCCTCGTGGACCCATGACTGCTGGTGGCCTGCCTCCTCGAGGACTGTTAGGAGATGCTCCCAATGACCCACGTGGAGGGACTTTGCTTTCAGTCACTGGAGAAGTAGAGCCCAGAGGCTATCTTGGTCCACCTCATCAGGGTCCCCCTATGCACCATGCCTCTGGTCATGACAACCGTGGCCCTTCTTCACATGAGATGAGGGGAGGGCCATTAGCAGATCCCAGACTGCTAATTGGAGAGCCCAGAGGACCTATGATAGATCAAAGGGGCCTACCTATGGATGGCAGAGGTAGTAGAGATTCTCGAGGGATGGAGACTCGAGCCATGGAAACTGAGGTCTTGGAGACACGAGTAATGGAGAGAAGAGGAATGGAGACCTGTGCAATGGAAACCAGAGGAATGGAAGCAAGAGGCATGGATGCAAGAGGAATGGAGATAAGGGGCCCTGGTCCTAGTTCGAGAGGCCCTATGACTGGTGGAATCCAGGGTCCTGGACCCATTAATATGGGGGCAGGTGGTCCTCAGGGACCCAGACAGGTCCCAAGCATTTCAGGGGTGGGAAATCCTGGAGCTGGCATGCAGGGGGCAGGCATACAAGGAGCAGGCATGCAGGGAGCGGGCATACAAGGGACAGGCATGCAGGGAGCGGGCATACAAGGAACAGGCATGCAGGGAGCAGGCATACAAGGAGTAGGCATGCAGGGGGCGGGCGTACAAGGAACAGGCATGCAGGGGGCAGGCAAGCAAGGTGGAGGCCAGCCTAGCAGTTTTAGTCCTGGGCAGAGCCAAGTAACTCCCCAGGATCAGGAAAAGGCAGCTTTGATCATGCAGGTTCTTCAACTGACTGCAGATCAGATTGCCATGCTGCCTCCTGAGCAAAGGCAGAGCATCCTGATTTTAAAGGAACAGATCCAGAAATCTACGGGAGCTTCTtga